One region of Tumebacillus amylolyticus genomic DNA includes:
- a CDS encoding enoyl-CoA hydratase/isomerase family protein, whose protein sequence is MNDVVRYESFPTDGLAILRIDRPDASNAVNTAVMEGLSIGLDRAREDDSVRVLILTGTGTRTFVAGGDLKEFHSELKTEEQVYEKMSQMRHVLEKIAQFPKPVIAAVNGAARGGGGEVAASCHFRIGSETSTVGFIQVKLGIAPGWGGGVLLQKIVGRQQALRMILTGEVIDAHRAREIGFFDEVVPAEDVLEAAKKFSAQIAGNSAGAVQSLLQLLNEMEDLPLHDAMERETALCSRLWMTPEHDAAVDAFLTRKKG, encoded by the coding sequence ATGAATGATGTTGTACGATATGAATCATTTCCAACAGATGGCCTCGCCATCCTGCGCATCGACCGCCCCGATGCGAGCAATGCCGTCAACACGGCGGTGATGGAAGGACTGTCAATCGGATTGGATCGTGCTCGCGAGGATGATTCGGTTCGCGTGCTGATCTTGACAGGGACAGGCACCCGCACATTTGTCGCGGGGGGCGACCTCAAGGAATTTCACTCCGAGCTGAAAACGGAAGAGCAAGTCTACGAAAAAATGTCGCAGATGCGCCATGTCTTAGAAAAAATCGCCCAATTCCCGAAGCCGGTCATCGCCGCGGTCAACGGAGCGGCCCGCGGGGGCGGTGGAGAAGTGGCGGCCTCCTGCCATTTTCGAATTGGGTCGGAAACTTCGACGGTTGGTTTTATCCAAGTAAAGCTTGGCATCGCGCCGGGTTGGGGCGGAGGCGTGCTTCTGCAAAAAATCGTCGGACGTCAGCAGGCGTTGCGGATGATCTTGACCGGCGAAGTGATCGACGCGCACCGGGCGCGGGAGATCGGCTTTTTTGACGAAGTGGTTCCGGCTGAGGACGTGTTGGAGGCAGCGAAGAAGTTTTCGGCTCAGATTGCGGGAAATTCAGCAGGGGCGGTCCAGAGTTTGTTGCAGTTGTTGAACGAGATGGAGGATCTGCCGCTTCACGATGCGATGGAGAGAGAGACGGCGCTGTGTTCGCGTCTGTGGATGACGCCTGAGCACGATGCGGCGGTGGATGCGTTTTTGACACGGAAAAAGGGGTGA
- a CDS encoding GerAB/ArcD/ProY family transporter: MKTVQLSLLQTFFLLTAMIISTGHFIFVRIVLIFTGRDGWMVVAPSIVLGSLVLISIIQLLKRFPNQTLIEITHNVFGKWLGRLLTIPYLLFFMAVPALLIRAIGDFLPTTMPSTPYSVMTTVIVVIACITARLGIEVIGRCALLMLPMLVVIGLLASLLTMKDKHYEYLLPMLETSFRGFLRGTATLSGLFAESVVVGMIFLHVPKKKLKTKPILVFFTIIGLMFIGPMTGPVAMFDIESASKFHYPTFEEIRYIQIANFLERLDVLGIVLWTFGTFLKITTFIYALTIGLKQWFGLPDHKPLVFPLAIILLLQSTGIASTRSEVWIYLMKVYPLFTLTVGLLLPWLTLLTSLIRKKGSPADSQESPAAA; this comes from the coding sequence ATGAAGACCGTACAGCTCTCCCTGTTGCAAACCTTCTTTCTCTTGACTGCGATGATCATTTCCACCGGGCACTTCATCTTCGTCCGCATCGTCTTGATCTTCACAGGCCGCGACGGTTGGATGGTGGTTGCGCCGTCCATCGTGCTTGGAAGTCTGGTGCTGATCTCGATCATCCAACTTCTCAAACGCTTTCCGAACCAAACCCTGATCGAAATCACACACAACGTGTTTGGCAAATGGCTCGGTCGGCTGCTCACCATTCCGTACCTCTTGTTTTTCATGGCGGTGCCGGCGTTGCTCATACGCGCGATCGGCGACTTTCTCCCCACCACGATGCCGTCCACCCCGTACTCGGTTATGACGACGGTCATCGTGGTGATCGCGTGCATCACCGCGCGTCTGGGCATCGAAGTCATCGGACGCTGTGCCTTGCTCATGTTGCCAATGCTTGTCGTGATCGGGTTGTTGGCGAGCTTGCTGACGATGAAAGACAAGCATTACGAATACCTCTTGCCGATGCTGGAAACGAGTTTTCGCGGTTTCTTGCGCGGAACGGCGACACTGTCCGGCCTGTTTGCCGAGTCGGTGGTGGTCGGCATGATTTTTTTACATGTGCCCAAGAAAAAGTTGAAGACAAAACCGATCCTCGTGTTTTTCACGATCATCGGGTTGATGTTCATCGGACCGATGACGGGACCTGTCGCCATGTTTGACATCGAATCGGCGAGCAAGTTTCACTATCCGACCTTCGAGGAGATCCGCTACATTCAGATCGCCAATTTCCTGGAACGACTCGATGTCCTCGGCATCGTGCTCTGGACGTTCGGGACGTTTCTGAAGATCACCACCTTCATCTACGCGCTTACCATCGGCCTCAAACAGTGGTTCGGACTCCCGGATCACAAACCGCTGGTCTTCCCGCTCGCCATCATTTTGCTGCTTCAATCGACGGGGATCGCGTCCACCCGCTCCGAAGTGTGGATCTATCTCATGAAAGTGTATCCGCTGTTCACCCTCACCGTTGGACTCTTGCTGCCGTGGCTGACCTTGCTCACGAGTCTGATTCGAAAAAAAGGCAGTCCCGCCGACTCCCAAGAGTCTCCCGCTGCCGCCTAG
- a CDS encoding GerAB/ArcD/ProY family transporter, whose product MQHKHDISSTQLGMMITMIVLGTTILFVPGLSIHLGGRDAWLAPLASGLVGLFIVMTLLKLSKWFPGQTPIQYFQVLFGKWLGLAIGLYLISVLLRQFATMIRELTDFTTTVTLTRTPPEYILILMLAVVYYGVRQGLEVVARVTQLVVIIELIQLVFSVVSLSTKDIDLDHLTPLFENGPLPFLRSSMFIVSWFGELLIVGFLLPSVRLKQGAKKAGIYGIGAVTVLLILANVYTLGVFGEVIASRLQYGLYEVARYISIANFLERLDPIVMGVWILLIYCKLAIFCYAVSIAVSQLFSLPDYRSVVGLVCLVGAVMSEHMYRHQADMMHFLEVIYPPYALLMALVGLPFLLFLGFLRKGKRKEAPSRA is encoded by the coding sequence CTGCAGCACAAACACGACATCTCCTCGACGCAACTCGGCATGATGATCACCATGATCGTCCTCGGCACCACCATTTTGTTCGTCCCCGGACTCTCCATCCACCTCGGCGGTCGAGACGCCTGGCTCGCTCCGCTTGCTTCCGGGCTTGTTGGGCTGTTCATTGTGATGACACTCCTCAAACTCAGCAAGTGGTTTCCGGGGCAAACACCGATCCAATACTTCCAAGTCCTGTTTGGCAAATGGCTCGGCCTCGCCATCGGCTTGTATCTGATCTCCGTCCTCTTGCGACAATTTGCCACGATGATACGGGAACTAACCGACTTCACGACGACCGTTACCCTGACCCGAACGCCGCCGGAGTACATCTTGATCCTGATGCTCGCCGTGGTCTATTACGGGGTTCGCCAAGGGCTGGAAGTGGTCGCGCGCGTCACGCAGTTGGTTGTGATCATCGAGTTGATTCAACTGGTTTTCAGCGTCGTTTCCCTCTCCACCAAAGACATAGACCTCGATCATCTCACACCGCTTTTTGAAAATGGGCCTCTGCCCTTTTTGCGCAGCAGTATGTTTATCGTCTCGTGGTTTGGTGAATTGCTCATCGTCGGATTCCTGCTCCCCTCCGTTCGCTTGAAGCAGGGCGCGAAAAAAGCCGGAATCTATGGGATCGGTGCCGTCACCGTGTTGCTTATCCTCGCAAATGTGTACACCCTCGGCGTCTTCGGAGAAGTGATCGCATCTCGTCTCCAGTACGGCTTGTATGAAGTGGCGCGCTACATCTCCATCGCCAATTTTTTAGAACGGCTCGACCCGATCGTCATGGGCGTCTGGATTCTGTTGATCTACTGCAAACTGGCGATTTTTTGTTACGCGGTCTCGATTGCCGTCTCTCAACTGTTTTCCTTGCCCGATTATCGTTCGGTCGTCGGTCTCGTCTGTCTGGTCGGTGCGGTGATGAGCGAGCACATGTACAGGCATCAGGCTGACATGATGCATTTTTTAGAAGTGATCTATCCGCCCTATGCCTTGCTGATGGCATTGGTCGGCCTGCCGTTTTTGCTATTCTTGGGGTTCCTTCGCAAAGGGAAGCGAAAGGAGGCGCCGTCCCGTGCGTAA
- a CDS encoding aminotransferase class I/II-fold pyridoxal phosphate-dependent enzyme, translating to MKPADKLQYLTSSIFTEMANHKHRLMAQGRDVIDLGIGSPDLPPPEHVRQALADAVLAGNTYGYAHQQGFPTLRQAFSEWFKKRFHGVELDPATEVLTLMGSQDGLAHLPAALMNPGDVALIPDPSYPVYAAGLHLASVEVAPLPLLAKNGFMPDFDAIPQDVAEKAKMMLISYPGNPIPAMADESVYRQAIEFCKKHDIVLVHDLAYSELAFDGYRPMSILEIPGAKEVAVEFHSLSKSFSMAGCRIGFLAGRAEVVQALATLKSNIDYGVFGAIQTAATAALTGDQSYTREMSRVYQDRRDALIDGLGELGWEIEKPKATMFVWAKLPFEIPSMEFCLRLVEEANVVMIPGRAFGEQGEGYVRIALVQPVERLREVVRRIAESGILEPMRTK from the coding sequence ATGAAACCAGCAGATAAACTTCAATACCTGACCTCGTCCATCTTCACCGAGATGGCGAATCACAAGCACCGTTTGATGGCGCAAGGCCGCGATGTGATCGACCTTGGCATCGGCTCGCCCGACTTGCCGCCGCCCGAACATGTTCGCCAAGCACTTGCGGACGCGGTGCTTGCAGGCAACACCTACGGTTACGCGCACCAACAGGGATTCCCGACGTTGCGCCAAGCATTTTCGGAATGGTTTAAAAAGCGGTTTCACGGCGTGGAACTCGATCCGGCGACAGAAGTTCTGACGCTGATGGGTTCCCAAGACGGTCTCGCGCACTTGCCCGCCGCTCTGATGAACCCCGGCGACGTCGCGCTGATCCCCGACCCGTCCTATCCGGTGTACGCAGCAGGTCTGCATCTGGCGTCGGTGGAAGTCGCCCCGTTGCCCTTGCTCGCGAAGAACGGCTTCATGCCGGACTTTGACGCCATCCCCCAAGACGTGGCCGAAAAAGCCAAGATGATGTTGATCTCCTACCCCGGCAACCCGATCCCGGCGATGGCCGACGAGAGCGTCTATCGCCAAGCGATCGAGTTTTGCAAAAAGCACGACATCGTGCTCGTCCACGACCTCGCGTATTCGGAGCTGGCGTTTGACGGGTACCGTCCGATGTCGATTCTGGAGATACCGGGTGCGAAGGAAGTTGCCGTTGAGTTCCACTCGCTGTCCAAGAGTTTCTCGATGGCGGGCTGCCGCATCGGATTCCTCGCAGGACGCGCAGAAGTTGTCCAAGCGCTCGCCACGCTCAAATCGAACATCGACTACGGCGTGTTCGGCGCAATCCAAACGGCGGCAACCGCCGCTCTGACCGGCGACCAATCCTATACCCGTGAGATGTCCCGCGTCTACCAAGACCGTCGTGACGCATTGATCGACGGACTGGGCGAACTGGGCTGGGAAATCGAGAAGCCCAAAGCGACGATGTTCGTCTGGGCGAAATTGCCTTTTGAAATTCCGTCGATGGAATTCTGCCTGCGCCTCGTCGAAGAAGCCAACGTGGTAATGATTCCGGGCCGTGCATTTGGCGAGCAAGGCGAAGGCTATGTGCGCATCGCCCTCGTTCAACCGGTGGAACGACTGCGGGAAGTGGTGCGTCGAATTGCGGAGAGCGGAATCCTTGAGCCGATGAGAACCAAGTAA
- a CDS encoding spore germination protein yields MRKRFPRFKRTKRDRFQKNMEANDSAETQATEPESEPETDTTPEPPSKKTMTAVSANLDVNHEYLQKLFAKSSDLVIREVLLFHGTPAILVFLDGLVNLNHLDEVVLKPLMQGVGRDGMQLSPPPPQDADELLRKFLAVGQARHVHNMNDAIDACMSGDTMFLLDGFPMSVIVSSKQWEHRMPSEPDTESVVRGPREGFVENIRTNTALLRRRIRTPHFQMESLRIGRVSKTDVVMSYIEGITKDSLVEEIRSRLKRIDIDGVLDSGYIEEFLEDQPWSPFPTIQPTERPDTTAAALLEGRVAILVDGSPFVLIAPSNLWGNLQSNEDYFERFMFTTLIRWLRYIFTIIALTLPSLYIAITTFHQEMMPTNLLLSIAAARESSPFPALVEAFAMEITFEALREAGVRLPKTVGQAVSIVGALVIGQAAVQAGIVSAPMVIVVSLTGIANFTIPRYTFALSVRMLRFPLMILAGTFGLYGIVIGLIAIIVHVCSLRSFGVPYTTPVAPLKLSGLKDLLARVPWWAMNKRPSPANEIRVPYGQKPHPPQDDMETEQK; encoded by the coding sequence ATGCGAAAACGCTTCCCCCGTTTCAAACGAACCAAGCGCGACCGGTTTCAAAAAAACATGGAAGCAAACGACTCGGCAGAAACCCAAGCAACAGAACCCGAATCCGAACCGGAGACCGACACAACCCCGGAACCTCCTTCGAAAAAAACGATGACCGCCGTCTCCGCCAACCTGGACGTCAATCACGAGTATCTACAAAAACTGTTTGCCAAGTCCTCCGACCTCGTCATCCGCGAGGTGCTCTTGTTCCATGGTACCCCGGCCATACTGGTGTTTCTCGACGGACTCGTCAACCTCAACCACCTCGATGAAGTCGTGCTAAAACCGTTGATGCAAGGCGTTGGTCGGGACGGCATGCAACTCTCCCCGCCTCCTCCACAGGACGCAGACGAACTGTTGCGAAAGTTTCTCGCCGTCGGGCAAGCTCGCCACGTTCACAACATGAACGACGCGATCGACGCCTGCATGTCCGGAGACACGATGTTTCTCCTCGACGGCTTTCCGATGTCTGTCATCGTAAGCTCGAAGCAATGGGAGCATCGGATGCCCAGCGAACCGGATACCGAATCGGTGGTGCGCGGTCCACGCGAAGGCTTTGTTGAAAATATCCGAACCAACACCGCCCTCTTGCGTCGGCGCATCCGCACCCCTCATTTTCAAATGGAAAGCTTGAGAATCGGCCGCGTTTCCAAAACGGACGTGGTGATGAGCTATATCGAAGGAATTACGAAAGACTCCTTGGTCGAAGAAATTCGATCGCGTCTCAAGCGCATCGACATCGACGGCGTGCTGGACAGCGGCTACATCGAAGAGTTTCTGGAGGACCAGCCTTGGTCGCCGTTCCCGACCATTCAGCCAACAGAACGCCCCGACACGACAGCAGCCGCTTTGCTGGAAGGTCGGGTTGCGATCCTCGTCGACGGCAGCCCGTTTGTGTTGATCGCCCCCAGCAACCTGTGGGGGAATTTGCAGTCTAATGAAGACTATTTCGAGCGTTTCATGTTTACCACTCTCATTCGATGGCTTCGCTACATCTTCACGATTATCGCTCTGACGTTGCCTTCGCTCTATATCGCGATCACCACGTTTCACCAAGAGATGATGCCGACCAACCTCCTGCTCTCCATCGCCGCCGCCCGCGAGTCGTCTCCGTTTCCGGCGCTCGTCGAAGCGTTCGCGATGGAAATCACATTTGAAGCGTTGCGAGAAGCCGGGGTACGGCTCCCGAAAACGGTCGGTCAAGCGGTCTCGATCGTCGGGGCTCTCGTCATCGGGCAAGCGGCGGTCCAAGCGGGCATCGTATCTGCGCCGATGGTCATCGTCGTGTCGCTGACGGGGATCGCCAATTTTACCATCCCGCGCTATACGTTTGCGCTCAGCGTTCGGATGTTGCGATTCCCGTTGATGATCCTCGCCGGAACGTTCGGCTTGTACGGAATCGTCATCGGTCTGATCGCGATCATCGTCCATGTCTGCTCGCTTCGCTCGTTCGGCGTCCCCTACACGACACCCGTCGCTCCACTGAAATTGTCAGGACTGAAAGACTTGTTGGCACGCGTTCCTTGGTGGGCGATGAACAAACGACCAAGCCCCGCCAATGAAATTCGAGTTCCCTACGGACAGAAGCCCCATCCGCCCCAAGACGACATGGAAACGGAACAAAAGTGA
- a CDS encoding iron-containing alcohol dehydrogenase gives MLDFQLHMPTRIVFGRGEVHKVGAEAARIAGKALVVTGRFSTRKTGVLQKVLDSLAAAGVEAVVFDRIEPNPRTHTVDEGGRIAREENCGVVIGLGGGSAMDAAKAIAAVAISSIPSHEYISGNQTGRWQELLPVMEALPIMTVPTLAATGSEANSGGVLTHELTKEKGGVGGPALYPKVAIIDPELTYTVSPSYTADGAVDMFTHLYEAYLTGAEDAHVQDHVTEGLMRAAVEWGPVAVKEPENYEARAALMWASTLALIGIPNSGRGGAFPVHAMEHTLSAWFDISHGRGLAILAPAYFRVVAGDRPHRIARLGRTVFGVQESDDRVAAEKTIKAMIDWFKSMDVYLKLSQVGIDRDSLAPMAADAVRVGGRGAGFIQATRELREPDVLKIYEESF, from the coding sequence ATGCTGGACTTTCAACTGCACATGCCCACCCGGATCGTATTCGGGCGTGGTGAAGTACATAAGGTCGGAGCGGAAGCAGCTCGAATCGCGGGCAAAGCGCTCGTCGTAACGGGACGCTTCTCCACTCGCAAGACCGGCGTTTTGCAAAAAGTGCTGGATTCGCTGGCAGCGGCCGGCGTAGAGGCGGTCGTTTTCGACCGCATTGAACCGAACCCGCGCACGCACACCGTGGATGAGGGCGGTCGGATCGCACGTGAGGAGAATTGCGGAGTGGTCATCGGTCTGGGCGGCGGCTCGGCGATGGACGCAGCCAAGGCGATTGCAGCGGTGGCGATTTCGTCGATCCCAAGCCACGAGTATATCTCGGGCAACCAGACGGGTCGTTGGCAAGAACTGCTCCCCGTCATGGAAGCTCTGCCGATCATGACCGTCCCGACATTGGCAGCGACCGGCTCAGAAGCAAACTCAGGCGGTGTGCTCACCCACGAACTCACCAAGGAAAAAGGCGGCGTCGGCGGTCCCGCTCTCTACCCGAAAGTGGCGATCATCGACCCGGAATTGACGTACACCGTATCTCCGAGCTACACGGCAGACGGTGCCGTCGATATGTTCACGCATTTGTACGAAGCGTATCTGACGGGGGCGGAGGACGCTCACGTTCAAGACCATGTCACCGAAGGGCTGATGCGCGCTGCGGTCGAATGGGGCCCGGTTGCTGTGAAAGAGCCGGAGAATTATGAAGCGCGCGCCGCGCTGATGTGGGCTTCGACGCTTGCGTTGATCGGAATTCCGAACAGCGGTCGAGGTGGAGCGTTCCCGGTTCATGCGATGGAGCATACGCTGTCCGCTTGGTTTGACATCTCGCACGGTCGAGGCTTGGCGATCTTGGCACCGGCGTACTTCCGCGTCGTCGCCGGAGACCGCCCGCATCGCATCGCTCGTCTGGGTCGCACGGTGTTTGGCGTGCAAGAATCGGATGATCGTGTCGCTGCGGAGAAAACGATCAAAGCGATGATCGACTGGTTCAAATCGATGGACGTCTACCTCAAACTCTCTCAAGTCGGGATCGACCGCGACTCGCTCGCCCCGATGGCGGCCGATGCCGTGCGCGTCGGCGGACGTGGAGCCGGGTTCATCCAAGCGACCCGTGAGTTGCGGGAGCCGGACGTGTTGAAGATCTACGAAGAAAGCTTCTAA
- a CDS encoding Mpo1-like protein: protein MENLSFLEKYKRDHQHPMNKLTHAIGIPMIVVSIPVVFWSWQWALALFVVGWIFQFIGHAFEGNPPSFFKNPIYLLVGPLWILKRVAGFVTGKPLK, encoded by the coding sequence ATGGAAAACCTGAGCTTCCTTGAAAAATACAAGCGCGACCACCAACACCCGATGAACAAACTCACGCACGCCATCGGCATTCCGATGATCGTCGTTTCGATTCCAGTGGTGTTCTGGAGTTGGCAGTGGGCGCTCGCGTTGTTCGTCGTCGGCTGGATCTTCCAGTTTATCGGGCATGCCTTCGAAGGCAACCCGCCGTCCTTTTTCAAAAACCCGATCTACTTGCTCGTCGGTCCGCTCTGGATCTTGAAGCGCGTGGCGGGATTCGTGACCGGGAAACCGTTGAAGTAA
- a CDS encoding alanyl-tRNA editing protein — MTGKLYYDDPYLRLFTATVTDAGVEADGTPFVVLDRTAFYPTGGGQPSDQGTLNGIRVLDVEEVENSIHHRLEKADLAVGTSVEGVLDWERRFDHMQQHTGQHILSAAFEELFDAATVGFHLGREIVTVDIALPDLTPEITEKVESLANSIVFENRPIDARFVDAEELALMPLRKAPSVTENIRIVTIANFDYSPCGGTHPHRTGEVGPIKILSYERYKGNVRIDFVCGWRTLKVMTDKQHILRQMSRQLTAGEHELPDKLERLLAERKELSTGLQEMKQQFLHAEAETLLNEALSRRGTLVVARTFEERSMQDLQRLAQRMTEREPSVIVLFISSGEKTQLVFGRGNAVGLNMNNMLKSVLPMIDGKGGGSPSLAQGGGVSKLAPVDLLDDVLQKLEIELVQISGM; from the coding sequence ATGACAGGCAAACTGTATTACGATGACCCGTACCTGCGCCTCTTCACGGCGACGGTGACCGACGCGGGCGTCGAAGCAGACGGCACGCCGTTTGTCGTGCTGGATCGCACCGCGTTCTACCCGACCGGCGGGGGACAACCGTCGGACCAAGGCACGTTGAACGGAATCCGCGTCCTCGACGTCGAAGAAGTCGAGAACAGCATCCACCACCGTCTGGAAAAAGCGGACTTGGCCGTCGGCACGTCCGTCGAAGGCGTACTCGACTGGGAACGCCGCTTCGACCACATGCAGCAGCATACGGGGCAACACATCCTCTCCGCCGCGTTCGAAGAACTTTTCGACGCCGCGACGGTCGGTTTCCATCTCGGGCGAGAGATCGTGACGGTCGACATTGCATTGCCCGACCTGACGCCGGAGATCACGGAGAAAGTCGAGAGTCTGGCGAACTCCATTGTGTTTGAAAACCGCCCCATCGACGCCCGTTTCGTCGATGCGGAAGAACTCGCCCTGATGCCGCTTCGCAAAGCACCGAGCGTAACCGAAAACATCCGCATCGTCACCATCGCGAATTTCGATTACAGCCCGTGCGGCGGCACGCATCCGCATCGCACAGGTGAAGTCGGCCCGATCAAGATCTTGAGCTACGAACGCTACAAAGGCAACGTCCGCATCGACTTCGTCTGCGGATGGCGCACGCTCAAAGTCATGACAGACAAGCAACACATCCTCCGGCAGATGTCTCGTCAACTCACCGCCGGTGAACACGAACTGCCTGACAAACTCGAACGCCTCCTCGCTGAGCGCAAGGAACTCAGCACGGGGCTTCAAGAAATGAAACAGCAGTTCCTCCATGCCGAAGCGGAAACCCTGCTCAACGAAGCGCTCTCCAGACGCGGCACGCTCGTCGTCGCCCGCACGTTTGAGGAACGCTCGATGCAGGACTTGCAACGTCTCGCCCAACGCATGACGGAGCGCGAACCGTCTGTGATCGTGCTGTTCATCTCGTCCGGGGAGAAAACGCAGCTCGTCTTCGGACGGGGCAACGCCGTCGGACTGAACATGAACAACATGCTCAAGTCGGTTCTCCCCATGATCGACGGCAAGGGCGGCGGTTCGCCCTCCCTCGCCCAAGGCGGCGGTGTCAGCAAGTTGGCACCCGTTGACCTGCTCGATGACGTGCTTCAGAAGTTGGAGATCGAACTCGTTCAAATCTCCGGCATGTAA
- a CDS encoding Ger(x)C family spore germination protein, whose protein sequence is MRNASRRRKAILAVALASCAILNTGCWNRVEINDIGISIAAALDTAPNHRVRFSEQIALPGRMSGGRGASAENKPYFTFSGVGLDLGDAMQNIQQHMSRELFLAHRRIFLISEDIARENLKKYLDEVSRNPQSRLRTSIAITRGKAYPYLRTQFPFETIPAEGLRKVLFGVSSNYRMDLKQLMIMLASPTGDAYVPMIKMETPSPHDKPNFTANGIVVFHQGRMVGELNDELANGVLWLRKQLKTDTLTTTIPKHPGKISCEMMRSQTKYKVTMKNGHPAIDVNITPEGTVWENNTDLNLDDPNAIDLVEEMFSRQTKTVLEEALHKLQHDYDADIVDFGERVHHAFPKQWPALVKHWDQEFANMPVTVQVDWKIRRVGMTGSSTVER, encoded by the coding sequence GTGCGTAATGCAAGCCGTAGACGCAAAGCCATTCTCGCGGTCGCACTCGCGAGTTGCGCGATCTTGAACACGGGGTGCTGGAACCGTGTCGAGATCAACGACATCGGGATCTCCATCGCAGCCGCACTTGATACAGCCCCCAATCACCGTGTGCGTTTCAGCGAGCAAATTGCGTTGCCCGGTCGGATGAGCGGCGGACGAGGAGCCAGCGCGGAGAACAAACCGTACTTCACCTTCTCAGGCGTGGGCCTCGATCTCGGCGACGCCATGCAAAACATCCAACAGCACATGTCCCGGGAATTGTTTCTCGCGCATCGCCGGATCTTCCTCATCTCCGAAGACATCGCCCGCGAGAATCTGAAAAAATACCTCGACGAGGTCAGCCGCAACCCGCAAAGTCGTTTGCGAACTTCGATTGCGATCACCAGAGGCAAGGCCTATCCCTATCTGCGCACGCAATTTCCGTTTGAGACGATCCCCGCAGAAGGTCTGCGCAAAGTCCTGTTCGGCGTCTCCTCCAATTACCGCATGGACTTGAAACAGTTGATGATCATGCTGGCCTCGCCCACAGGCGACGCCTACGTCCCGATGATCAAAATGGAAACGCCGTCGCCGCACGACAAACCGAATTTTACCGCAAACGGCATCGTCGTGTTCCATCAGGGACGAATGGTCGGTGAATTAAATGATGAACTCGCAAACGGCGTCCTCTGGCTTCGAAAGCAGCTCAAAACGGACACCTTGACGACCACCATCCCCAAACACCCCGGCAAAATCAGCTGTGAGATGATGCGTTCCCAAACCAAATACAAAGTCACGATGAAAAACGGCCATCCGGCCATCGACGTCAACATCACGCCGGAAGGAACGGTGTGGGAGAACAACACCGACTTGAACTTAGACGATCCAAACGCAATTGATTTGGTCGAGGAAATGTTCTCCCGCCAAACGAAAACCGTACTTGAAGAAGCCCTGCACAAACTTCAACACGACTACGACGCAGACATTGTGGATTTTGGCGAGCGTGTGCATCACGCGTTTCCCAAACAATGGCCCGCCCTCGTGAAACACTGGGACCAAGAATTCGCCAACATGCCGGTCACCGTACAAGTCGACTGGAAAATTCGCCGCGTCGGCATGACAGGTTCGTCGACGGTTGAACGCTGA